The nucleotide window TACTTCTGAATGAACTGGAACCCGCCTTCGCCACCGATGCCCAGCAAGTCCTGCCAGGTGAAGGCCACGCTCAGGACAACCGCCGCCAGAATGGTGAGTCGGCCCACCCACACCTGCTTTTTCTCGGAAGCGTCCTTGTTGAGGTAGCGCTTGTAGATGTCGAGGGTGAAGATGGTGGAAATGGAGTTGACCTTACCGGCCAGCGAGGCCACAATGGCGGCCGTGAGGGCCGCCATCGACAAGCCTTTCAGCCCGTTGGGCAGGAAGGTGAGGATAGCGGAGTAGGCGTTGTCGGAGTTGAAGGAACCGGTGCTGGACATTTCAGCCTGCAGGTCGCCGTTCTTGTAGAGCACGTAGGCCGCAATGCCGGGCAGCATCACAATCACGGGCATCATCAGCTTGAGAATACCGGCGAACAGGATGCCGGTGCGGGCCGTGTGCAGGTCGGCGCCCAGGGCGCGCTGGGTAATGTATTGGTTGCAGCCCCAGTAGTTGAGGTTCACAATCCACTGGCCGGCCAGGTACATGGCAATGCCGGGCAGGGCCAGGTACTTATCCACCTCCGGCTGCGGGGTGGCATCCGTGGGCTTGGGGAAAATCATGTGGAAGTGGTCGGGGGCCTTTTCCATCAGGGCCGTGAAGCCCGAGAAAGCGCCGCCGCCAAGCCCGAACTTGGTGCTCACCAAACTCAGAGCAATGTAGGTCGTGACGAGGCCGCCTACCACCAGCACCACTACCTGCACCACGTCGGTGTAGCCGACCACCTTCATACCGCCAATGGATATGAGCAAGGAGAAAATGGCCAGCAGGATGATAATGGTGTGGAAACTGTCGCCGCCGATGAGGTTGCTGAGCGCCAGCGCGCCCAGGTACAGAATGGACGTGAGGTTAACCAACACGTAGAGGAACAGCCAGAAAATACTCATGATCAGGCTGAGCGTGGAGTTGTAGCGCTGCTCCAGAAACTGGGGCATCGTGAAGATCTTGTTCTTCAGATACACCGGCATAAAGAACACGGCCACGAT belongs to Hymenobacter sp. J193 and includes:
- a CDS encoding sodium/solute symporter (Members of the Solute:Sodium Symporter (SSS), TC 2.A.21 as described in tcdb.org, catalyze solute:Na+ symport. Known solutes for members of the family include sugars, amino acids, nucleosides, inositols, vitamins, urea or anions, depending on the system.), translated to MSNNLTTLDLLVFFVYLIGVSAYGFYIYKSKQKAEQSTKDYFLAEGSLTWWAIGASMIASNISAEQFIGMSGSGFKVGVAVAAYEWVAAVVLIIVAVFFMPVYLKNKIFTMPQFLEQRYNSTLSLIMSIFWLFLYVLVNLTSILYLGALALSNLIGGDSFHTIIILLAIFSLLISIGGMKVVGYTDVVQVVVLVVGGLVTTYIALSLVSTKFGLGGGAFSGFTALMEKAPDHFHMIFPKPTDATPQPEVDKYLALPGIAMYLAGQWIVNLNYWGCNQYITQRALGADLHTARTGILFAGILKLMMPVIVMLPGIAAYVLYKNGDLQAEMSSTGSFNSDNAYSAILTFLPNGLKGLSMAALTAAIVASLAGKVNSISTIFTLDIYKRYLNKDASEKKQVWVGRLTILAAVVLSVAFTWQDLLGIGGEGGFQFIQKYTGFISPGILAVFLLGMFWKRTTATAGIVGILAGFALSVFFNEYAPSVLGRETLLYTAFPNGKGEFEIPFLICMGLSFAITMVLMVGTSLAGPAINAKAIDLNPGMFRVSRQTMTLIVITMLMLTALYVKFW